In the Pelmatolapia mariae isolate MD_Pm_ZW linkage group LG10_11, Pm_UMD_F_2, whole genome shotgun sequence genome, TGAATGTTCCTTGTAAATTGGCACACTTCTTTCTGTAAACCAAACTTTCCCTAGATTCAAATCTGCCATGTTCATTTTCTTACAAATATAAcaagttgactttttttttatgagGTTTTGTTAGAACACTGCTCCAAGAGTCCATGTGGAGAGGGACAGCACAGGCCTTaaagtttaataataaaaaaaaaaaaaggtgtttccAAAGCTGCATGTCAGCGGGTGTATTTATTACATGGACGATGGAGGCTGCTGCCTAACACGAGCGCAGCGTCCTATCATGTGATGCaatgattttatttgattttttccaAGTCAAAGGTTCTTCCATCAATTGTAATGATCTGGATGCAGGTGTGAGAATGAAACATGCCTTTTTGAATAAAGAGGTTGAAATAACTtatctttactttttttctttaaatggacAAAAATGTTaatctttagattttttttttgcaggtaTAAAATTCACAGGTTGTAAGCATCGATTTTATGTCCAGTTTAGacttcactgtttgttttttagattcTTATGGAGCTCTCTCCAGAAACTTGAAACTCAACCCACCTGTTAAAACCTCCTGTCAAGCTTTCCACATGCATAGTTTCACTCCAGGACTGTCTAAGAGCAGCTTTGCACGATTACAGTTCAAAATAAGTTTCCATTGTGTCTTAAAGCAGATTTGGTTCTTCCCCCCGATTGGCTGCCTCTTGCAAAGCTGCTCTTAGACAGTCCTGGAGTGAAACTATGCATGTGGAAAGCTTGACAGGTGGCGTGAGAGGAAGAAGAATTAAGCAATCGGCATCTGAAGAATAGTGAAGGTGTAGATCTGTTCATTCATGACGTGAACACAGGTGGCACTGATGAGGCAACGCACCCACTGACAGTAAAAACAACCAACACAGATTTCTTAATGTTTTTATATCAAAAGTTCACAGGAGTTGTAGCACTGTCAAAAAATACACAATGAAAACTGAtgcacacaccaaaaaaaagatacatCACAACTGCATTGATACAAATGCATCGTTTCTACATGAACTGTTCAGCTCCGCAGTCGAAGCTAGAAAATATTCATACATTCAGTGCATGACTGACTGTATTTAAGATTCTACAATGAGCCCCTGCGTACGGCTGccagacacgcacacacctcatcacacacaacacaagattcaaacacagcaacaaagaTCCAGGCTGATTCAGAATGTGACACAGTGATCCGCAGCACTATGGAACCTGAAGCAAGAACTCACAATACTGTCATATGGGGGCAGTTTAATTTGTAATCACACAGAATTAATTTAATTTCCATTAAACTAGGTGCTCCTGGAATTTTATGACATCCATTTATCAGCTGCTGATGTTCGTTTGTGTCTGATGAAGGGACACATTacatgtaatattttaaaaacaaaaaggccCCCACTGCTACCAGTACACTAAACTGAAGCTGGACAAATTTAGTTCCCTGCAGCTCTGagtgttttaaatgcaaaagCAGACCCGCTTCCGATGATCTTATATTTTTCTTTGGGATTTGCTTTGTGGAGAGCACTGCCGAGCGGCTCCTGCAGCTGAATTAATgatttttctaaattaaaattCACAAGCAGCTCCCGCTGTGACTTTGATTAGAagtataacaaaaaaataattaaggAAAGCTGCATCAAATGAAAATTTCAGGCAAACCGAATCTGCTGGAATTCATTAGCACTGATTCTTTGAAACAGAAAAGCTCTCTGCGTGCTGCTGTTTCAATTATTTACACTGGGCTTgaagggtggggtggggggcacACTGTACAACTGATTTTCCACTAATTAGTCCTGGTCCTATGACCACAGCTATACAATAGTGATTGGATCTATAGCACAGCACACAGTTAAGGTTATTTATGGCTGCAAATGCAGGAGAAATTTACACCTGAAAACATGTAGATGAGCTGGTTTCAGAATCCGTGCAGTTCACAGAGACACTGCTTCAACTACCTGCCTGTGGTGTGTGAAAGAGCTACACTGAGGTAAAGCCGTACGGTGATGTGCGTCTTCACTCATCAACTCCAGAATCAAGCAGGAGCTGGTTTACATCAGCCCGGTTCTCTCTGCTTGTGTTTGAGACATTTATAAACTTTGAGGTGTGAAAATATGAATTCTTGTCCCACAGCCATGACTTTAGTCCCCTGAGAACTAAACCAccttaaaagttcatatttgtCCTCACAGAACACAcacgagaacatgcaaactaaaATGTTAAAACAACAAAGTCACAGGGCTGGAAAAGAGCAAACCCCAAGTTCTACAAAGTGACACGAGTCAACACAGTCTGGTAGCTGTAACCAGGGAAACGTCCTGCTAACATGTCAGAGTGGGCTTTCACACAGCAGCTGAACCAACTCCCCTCTTATCAGTAACACAGTACTGTATAAATGTCCTTGTGTAGTTTCTGACCCTGACATGGATGCAGGATAAAGTTACACTAACAGAAGTATAACCTCATCTTCTTTGATGCATGTTCATTTTTCCCCCTCGGCTTCACTGTTTCTGCTCAGACTGTTAAATGAATCAGAATCATCCCTGTAGTCAGACGGAGACGACTCGGAATAAATTCAGTTTGTGCCAGCTGATTTTTATGCTTTACTAAAAATGTATGAATCTATATGTCATGTATGATATGCAAAAACAGTAGCACTGTCCTTTAAAACGAATGGACAGGCTGAACCATGTCTTATATTCAGTACAATGTTCCTGTTTCCTGACAGCCTACTCTCACCACTTCCATtcagtcctcctcctcctcatcccctCCAAATGACAGGAGGCTGCTATTTTTAACTTTCTTTCCAGATGcctcctttttctcctcctcctccttttccttgTCCCCTCCactgctcttcttctttttgctgGAGCTAGCACCGATGCCCTGGAATTTATCTGAGGAAGAGCGCTTGGCTGGTTTCTTGAAAAGGATTTTACCGTCAGGAGGCTGACCATCTGCGGAGCAGACGGAGGTATGTATGTGCAGGATTGCAAACACAGGGTTTTATGTTAACATGCTGTATACAGTGCATACATATGTAAATATTTTCTTACTCCTGGTGTAATTAAATCATTGAACTGGACTCTCACCTTTCTCTGAGCTGCCTCCAGCCTGTATTTCATCCTTCATCTTCTTCACCTCCTCTGCAGTCAGGTCTCCACTTTTAAGGACCACGACCTGAGGCAACTCGTCCTCTCGATCGCTGCCGCTGTCGTCATCCAGTGTTGGCATCACCTGACGCTGAGATAGCAAACAGACCGTTAGCCTGTGTGAGAAGTGTTTTAAAATCCTGCATTCACTGTGAATGACGGTGCCGAGGTTTCTTATTTCAGTGATAATCATTTCATCAGCAGCCCGACACTCAAACTAAAATCAGGAACCTGTACTTCAGAGTCATGATTCAAGTCCTggcggttttttttttttttaaatacaacttcataaaaaaaaaaaaacaacaacaacaaaaaaaaaaacaaacccattcATGAAAAGCCATGGCTTTCTGTTGTATAATACATAAATTCAGTTGTAGAACGCCTGCGCAGTCACAGCTGAACGCTGCAGCGCAGTTCGAAACTGCTCTGATGGTCCGGAGCAACAGCTGTAGCTCGTGCGGCCTCACTGCTCAATTCAGTGAATGGGGCCCTCCATTGAATTATGATTCAGAGCATTTATTCTTCCTTATATGAACACCATGCACCTGCGCTCAGAAACAAACGTCGCAAAGTGTAGCTGTCACACAAATCAAAGAGATAATGGTTTGGTAGGCCCGGGGCAGCTAACTGGCACGGCTAACCCAACCGCGTAGTTACCTTAGTGTCGACATTCGGTCCCTCTTTGTACCCCACATCGCTCTTAAACTTCTTGAGAAAGGACGGCTCCGCCGGCTTCACCCATGCTACTCCGCGGCCCTTATTTTTATTCATGGCAAAGAagcaaaacaagacaaacagcCAACGAATGCAGACTGCAGACCCGAACAACTTCCGGCTAGCACGGACTTATCAAAACATTGAAACCGTCACTAAAACGCGCCGCGTCACGTGACTTCAGGAGCTACTGTCATTGGTGGATTTGGGAACGTTGACGCCACAGCGCTGCTTGGTGCTACATTGGATCTGCACAAGGGACGATAAGCTGTCGTTCACTCACAGAAATGATGATTCAAAGCGAAACATCGCAGAAAAACTAAACCGATGAATGTCCTCCACATAAAGCAGCAACTCGCCCTATTTAACTTGAAGAAGGAAACTCTCCGCTGTGACTGCTCGTAGCGCCGTTAGCCGTGTGAGCATGAAAAGTTAAGCATTAGCATGAGACAGTTTGAGAACTCTGCCGATCTGGACTCTTTTATTAAAGAACTGGAGGAAGAGTCTCAGACTAAGTTTATCACCTTTTCCGTGGACCGCCATTATAATGACAAAGGTAACGAAATGGAGAGTGACTGCTAGCTGGACAGCAGAGCCGTAAACACTGCTCCCTGCTATGGTTCAGTAGTGAGTGGGTCGGTTAACGCCAGGGTCTTATCATCAGGTCATGTGCTTGTATTTGTCACACAGATTGGCATCCTTTGCCCGGAAACCGCGTCTACTGGCAGTGGGCTGGGGGCTCTGGGATGCCAGCCATTGAATTCACCGGAGTCCCATTTATGTTTGTGGGCTCTAAAAGGCTCGTCTGCCATCAGGGCAAAGACCTCGCCGTAGCTCAGAAGCAGAGATATGCCGaggaaaaggcaaaaaagacGGTGATTTCACTGCACGTTCAACACACACACGGAGACTGGCTGGTGATGCGAGGAGCCGAGGGATTGGTTGTTTCGCTGCCAGGCAACCGATGACGCTGCAGCCTTGGAGAAAAAGGCGCGCAGAGTAGACGAGTTGGGAGTAGTGCTGTGGGATACTGAAATTTGTGTATCAATCCAATACTAAGTAAATACAGGACCAATAGTGACAACACTTTAAACCTATaaaaggcagcttatgtagtGGAGAGCATTGCGTCATGATTTATCAGACGAATCATCATTAATGTCCAATTTCTGAACACAATTTAATGGCCTATAAGTCCGTGTGGTTTTTACTTTtccacaacaaaacacaccttttagtttttcatgtattttgaaatTGGGGCTTTCTGGAGACCTTGGATGTGCctgtctctaaagcactttggatcAACTACTGTCATTTAAAGGTGCTATAGGCTTGGATGGCATGAATATTATCAATATTAGGATCAATCTGCTCACTTCTAATGGACAGCAGTGAACCACAGCTACTAAGAAAGGCGCACTACTCCACCTGTTTCTCAGTGTTTGATTTGAGTATGCTTAGATGTTCTGCTCAAGTTAGCTAATCTTGACATGAATTATTGAATTAATTATTTAACTGATTTCTTTCCCATAATCCACAGATGATGGACCACACTTTAGTTAGGAACAAATCAAACTCGCAGTCTACTAAAAAGGTGGGATGCCCAGCAGCCATATCAATCAGCAAGATCGCAACATTCCCTAAATTCAAGGTAAGTGGAAATGTTGGCTCTCCTACAGGAATGTGACCTTTAAGCATAGACAGCTGAATTTAAAGGAGAAAGGCATGGAGTACGAGTTTAGGACTCAGACtaaatcattttgttttggcACATGTTTCTCTCCATGATCACCACTCTGATTTCTATCTGCATGCATGTTAGTTGGAAGAAGACAGGGAGAGGAGTAAGAAGGCAGCCTCCAAGATGCTGAGAGAGGCTTTGGAGAGAGATCCAGTTGTGTGGGGAACATGCTATGTTGTTACACAGCCAAGTGCGCATGCTGGGCACGCAATGGGAGAAATGGTAACgaacaacagtctcctcacaAAGGACAAAAATCTGTGTTTCCATGTGAAACTACAAGTGTGCTATATTTAAAGGAGCCTGTGGACGCAAGAGTGGAGCAGCAGGTGGTGGAGCTCAGAAAGCAGGGCGTGAGGAAGGTCAGCGAGCTGAAGCGTCATCTTGCTCAGTTTGTAACAGCCGAGCTTTTTAAGGGAGCTAGCCCACCCCCTGCATCCAGGCGCCGGTACTACCCCTCAGAGAAGGACCTCCGAAATATAATGGCTAAGGTGAAGGACCAGGCTCGGCACAGAATTGATCAGGTGAACCTGAAAGTGAGCGGCGCCTTTATCATTCCTGTTTGGGTAAAACACCAGCATGTGACTAGTCcgtataaaaaagaaaaaaagattgtaTTTGTTGCAGGGCTTGTTTGAAGAATGGTGTGCTGCTACACCTGAGGACAAGTTCCATCTGCGCCTCCGTACAGAGGACGCCTCCTTCCTCTTCTGTCATCAAACGTTGTGGCAGATGAGGCTGCTGCGCCTGTATGGGGCAGATGTCTGCGTGTTCGATGCCGCCTACAGAACAATCCGCTACCCTCTGCCCCTGTGCTTCTTGTGCGTCCGCACTAATGTGTGCTACTCCGTTGTGGGAGTGATGGTACTCCAAGAAGAAACAACAGAAGCCATCAAAGAGGGTCTGGAAGTGTTCAAGTGTTGGAACGCAGACTGGAGGCCAGCAAGCTTTATGGTCGATTGCAACGCTGCCGAAATCCAAGCTGTTGAGTCTGTGTTTGAAGGTACGGTGagctaaaatgaaaacaaagtgaTCACTGTGgatttttactctttttataCATCTTGGTGTTATGATTATATATCAGTGTGCTCTCTATTCAGTATCTTTCTATCTCTGTGCAGGCACCAAAGCGCTGCTCAGTGACTTTCACAGGGAGAAGGCATGGGACGAATGGATACAGAAGGAGCATCGAGTGGCTGACAAAGGAGATGCTCTTACAAAGCTGAAAGCGATAGCCAGCTCACTCACTACAGAGCAGTACGAGGAGGCAGTGAAGGCCCTGATGGCCAGTCACACCTGGGAACAAAATCCTGCGTTTCAGAGCTGGTTTTCAGACACGTGGTTGTCCAAAGCAAAGGTAAGCATCTGAGAAAAAAGCAGCTCCTGCACAGAGacatttgaaagaaaatgggACAAAAGAAGTTGCAAAGAAAAGAGGTTTGCTATTTCGTGAAACACTAacataaaattagaaaaaaaaattggggaTTTCATCAACTATGATACATTATATCATTAAAATAAATCGTGTCAAGTTTAAAAGCCTGCCTCTGTTGGGGGGTTGGGTGGCCTGAACACAGCAACATGGGTGACTTGCTTATGTGTGACAGTCACATTAATGCTGAAGAATACAGCACAAGCCACTACCTTCCAGATTATATCCCTTTAAAGTAAAGTGTGGCTTATTTAAAGCTGCAGTGAGTAAAATCTCATCACTAGATGGTGGTAGATATTGAAATATATAtgttatatacatttttaaaaggttaaatggTCATATATAGTTTGAAAGGGTTACTTGTGATCTTTAAGTTAAGATTAACCTATATGTGGCCTGTGCCAGGTGATAAAGCAGCCTGGCTTCAAACAGCTGAAATTCTATCGCCACAACAAACCCTCGCTATATCTTGCTTTGTTTAAGAGATGGGTGTCTGCCTTCAAAGAAGAGACACTGAATATAGCCATCATCACAAACCATGAGACTGAACACCAGAATAAATTGTTCAAGCACCAATACCTGGAGGACTACAGGGACCGGACATTATCTGAAATGCTGGACATCGTGACACATGTGTACATCCCTGAACTGCGGAGGACGTAAGTTTTCCATTTGCACAAGCTTCTCTTCAGTGTGCACGTCATGTCAGCAAAAATAATGTTTCTCTTTCAGGTACATTGAAGCTAATGTGAGGTCATACAGACAGTATGACTCCAGTGTCCCTCCTTTCCTGTGGGACAGACCCGCAGATGTCATTCAACACATCACGAGctgcatggacagctctctCTCTGAGGGACATGTGGTCAAGCTGGGCGacggtgtgttcagagtgaagAGCGAGACACAGGAGGACCAGTCTTATGAACTGGCATTTGGGTCAGATGACAGCTTGCCCTCCTGTCAGTGTGATGACTGGAGGCGGTACAAGTTGCCATGCAAACATTTCTGTGCTGTCTTCCAGAAGGTCCCTGGCTGGACGTGGCAGCAGTTATCCCTGAAATACAGGGAACACCCGCTTCTTAACCTGGATGCCACGTGTTGCTCCATGACCCCAGACTCAGTGGACGAGTGGGGCACGGAGGTAGTCAGTGAGCCAGTAACCTGCAAGGGTAAGGTTTATCTGCAACATGAGAGAAGAACTTCATAAAAGTTACTGTCTTACCCGCACAATCATTAACCTGTAATCTCAAATTTTAGGGAGTGCAAATTTGTCTTAGTGTATCTTTCTTTGCAGACACACAGGTGACCTCTGACTGTGACAGTCCACCACGCAAGCGAGTGAGCAAGTCATATCTGAGGAAGAAATGTGTCAACCTCACCAAACAACTCATGGACAGAATATATACCACTGAAAGCCAAGACACACTTGAGGAACTTTCTGAGACGTTAGGCAGGCTGGTGAAGGGGCTCACACCTGTGTTTGGAAGTGAGGATGGTATGCTTCATCTGGAAGCAAAGCGGGTCAGAGTTTCCAGCTGCACAGACTGAGGGTGAAACCCACAAAGTGGCTGGCCTCTAAATCATCAGAACCCTCCCGGAGCCGCGCGATTTTTTCGAACGCTCACTACGTCATCAGGTTCCCGGAAAGGAAACAACCAATTACAACAAAGCAGCTACAGTCAAGATGGCGAAGGCATGATATGGAAAAAGCACTTcagcttcacaataaaaccaaaGTAGTTTTAATCAAAAACTGTGTCTCCATGAATAATGACATTATCCATGGAGAGTAGTTTCTttacttatttaaaataaatcctAGCGGAGTCCGATGACATCACCACTGAAGCTGTTAGGTCACCACTGAGCAAAGTAACAACTGACGAGCATTTATATGAGGAGCCATTAGGATGTTAATGCGCAATCTATACCTGCAAGAAATGTAAGATTTTCGGATGACAGTGACAGAGtgtactttactgtataaataaattagtGAAAAACCAGGCCTTTGTATTGTGTGTCCTGTTGTGTAGTGACGTATGGAGGAAGCTGCCATAcaagcttttattgtgaaattttCGTCTACCTGTTCACATCCTTTAACTCAGGCTTGACTGCGGTCTGAAAGGATTAACATGGAGCCCTCTAACAACCAGCCGAGTTCGGGAATGTTTTCAGGGTCCTTTTATGCGTTATTAGCGGGCTTTTTGGCAGCTACTGCCTCTCTGTCAGCTAAGCTGTCGCTCGGTGCGAGCTACCTGAGAGAGATGTGTGAGACGCGGCTGAGCGACTGGAATCAAACACCTGGTGGAAGTGCAGCCTGTGACTGGGTGACACTGACTCTCTGacatctttctgtttttgtatttctaCAAATATCTCATTTCATTGGCatggttacacacacacacacacacacgtctttcACAGCAGAAAAGCGCCATACAGTTATCAGACACTTATTACTGTTCGTACGAGTTCGGGTTACTCGAAACATTCGAGgaaggtgttttgtttgtttgttttttacacataTCCTTGTTCAGAAATTATTCTAAAAGTCCTCTGATCATAATACCTCTTCCACTGAATTTATTAAAGAGTTTTCTCGTTTCCGACTACTGCCACTCTATTTCCGAATCCAAACAAAGATGGCAGCCAGCCGGTGTTACGCCGGTAGAAAACACTAACAACTTGGAGGAGTAGTAATATTCATGCAAGTGATCAAAAGCCTCTTAAAGCCTCCATAAAATaccttaaaaacatttaattactGTGTACTTAAAGGTTAGCTCTGTGACTTAAATGAATGTTAATACAAGACGAGCACAAACTGTTGCcgattaataataaattaattcattaatgaTGCAAGCTTTTAGTTTTGTTCTCAGTAACTTGTACTGCATCTAGCTGTAAAACATAAGCCAAACAGGTGTTAGTATTGTCATTAATTAGGGCGTGTGCCGGTACATAGTCAAAATTAATGTGATTAGTAACAGCTGTATGATTGTTTTTCTGTATCTAACTGTGGTGGTGGTTTAAAGTTTTTGGTGATTAAACAGGCATGTTTGTCAAAGTTTAGGCTGTGAGGTAAAAAGTATATGTTCTTCCTGGGCATGCATAATTGGAAATGGAGAAACACTGTTTAGGTAGGGAATCTGAACTAAGGTTCTGCACTCATTAGTTCTGGTATTTAGCCAAGTTTCCGTGACATTTTTGCTGCAGAGGGTAAAGTTATGTTTTCGTGTGTGTCTTGCTATACCTTGGCCTACAGCTCCACATCCCCCTGCGGCTGCTGTGCGGCGGCCTGCTATTCACCTGTAATGCAGTCATGTGGACCACCTTCTCCAAGGCACTCCGCCATTCCACCTCTACAGCCAGGGCCACTGTCACGACCACTGCATCCAACTTCATTTCCTCTGTAAGCTCTCTACATAGGCTGAACTAATTTGATTTTTCACAACACTATAACAATAAAAGGGGAACATTTTGACTTTGCATTCAACATTCAGAttactgttttatatttatagtgAATGTGTTCTTCTTCTGTCCAGGGACTGCTAGGGAGGCTCTTCTTTGGAGAGACCCATGCAACTCTGTGGTGGGCAGGcatctctctcactctgtgtGGACTGCTGATGCTTCATGGTTCAGCACCTCAGACACACCCACAGGAAGCAGACAAGAAGGACAAGTAATGCATGTTGGAGTTGTTCCAAGTGTGCAGCCTCAAGCAGCCTTAAAACTGTTGACTGCAAAGAGCAGTTCTGGCAGGTTCTCCGCCTGCAGAATTGACTGATGTA is a window encoding:
- the kiaa1143 gene encoding uncharacterized protein KIAA1143 homolog, which encodes MNKNKGRGVAWVKPAEPSFLKKFKSDVGYKEGPNVDTKRQVMPTLDDDSGSDREDELPQVVVLKSGDLTAEEVKKMKDEIQAGGSSEKDGQPPDGKILFKKPAKRSSSDKFQGIGASSSKKKKSSGGDKEKEEEEKKEASGKKVKNSSLLSFGGDEEEED
- the si:dkey-31c13.1 gene encoding uncharacterized protein si:dkey-31c13.1 isoform X1; translated protein: MRQFENSADLDSFIKELEEESQTKFITFSVDRHYNDKDWHPLPGNRVYWQWAGGSGMPAIEFTGVPFMFVGSKRLVCHQGKDLAVAQKQRYAEEKAKKTMMDHTLVRNKSNSQSTKKVGCPAAISISKIATFPKFKLEEDRERSKKAASKMLREALERDPVVWGTCYVVTQPSAHAGHAMGEMEPVDARVEQQVVELRKQGVRKVSELKRHLAQFVTAELFKGASPPPASRRRYYPSEKDLRNIMAKVKDQARHRIDQVNLKGLFEEWCAATPEDKFHLRLRTEDASFLFCHQTLWQMRLLRLYGADVCVFDAAYRTIRYPLPLCFLCVRTNVCYSVVGVMVLQEETTEAIKEGLEVFKCWNADWRPASFMVDCNAAEIQAVESVFEGTKALLSDFHREKAWDEWIQKEHRVADKGDALTKLKAIASSLTTEQYEEAVKALMASHTWEQNPAFQSWFSDTWLSKAKRWVSAFKEETLNIAIITNHETEHQNKLFKHQYLEDYRDRTLSEMLDIVTHVYIPELRRTYIEANVRSYRQYDSSVPPFLWDRPADVIQHITSCMDSSLSEGHVVKLGDGVFRVKSETQEDQSYELAFGSDDSLPSCQCDDWRRYKLPCKHFCAVFQKVPGWTWQQLSLKYREHPLLNLDATCCSMTPDSVDEWGTEVVSEPVTCKDTQVTSDCDSPPRKRVSKSYLRKKCVNLTKQLMDRIYTTESQDTLEELSETLGRLVKGLTPVFGSEDGMLHLEAKRVRVSSCTD
- the si:dkey-31c13.1 gene encoding uncharacterized protein si:dkey-31c13.1 isoform X2, which produces MRQFENSADLDSFIKELEEESQTKFITFSVDRHYNDKDWHPLPGNRVYWQWAGGSGMPAIEFTGVPFMFVGSKRLVCHQGKDLAVAQKQRYAEEKAKKTMMDHTLVRNKSNSQSTKKVGCPAAISISKIATFPKFKLEEDRERSKKAASKMLREALERDPVVWGTCYVVTQPSAHAGHAMGEMEPVDARVEQQVVELRKQGVRKVSELKRHLAQFVTAELFKGASPPPASRRRYYPSEKDLRNIMAKVKDQARHRIDQGLFEEWCAATPEDKFHLRLRTEDASFLFCHQTLWQMRLLRLYGADVCVFDAAYRTIRYPLPLCFLCVRTNVCYSVVGVMVLQEETTEAIKEGLEVFKCWNADWRPASFMVDCNAAEIQAVESVFEGTKALLSDFHREKAWDEWIQKEHRVADKGDALTKLKAIASSLTTEQYEEAVKALMASHTWEQNPAFQSWFSDTWLSKAKRWVSAFKEETLNIAIITNHETEHQNKLFKHQYLEDYRDRTLSEMLDIVTHVYIPELRRTYIEANVRSYRQYDSSVPPFLWDRPADVIQHITSCMDSSLSEGHVVKLGDGVFRVKSETQEDQSYELAFGSDDSLPSCQCDDWRRYKLPCKHFCAVFQKVPGWTWQQLSLKYREHPLLNLDATCCSMTPDSVDEWGTEVVSEPVTCKDTQVTSDCDSPPRKRVSKSYLRKKCVNLTKQLMDRIYTTESQDTLEELSETLGRLVKGLTPVFGSEDGMLHLEAKRVRVSSCTD
- the si:dkey-31c13.1 gene encoding uncharacterized protein si:dkey-31c13.1 isoform X3; its protein translation is MTKMMDHTLVRNKSNSQSTKKVGCPAAISISKIATFPKFKLEEDRERSKKAASKMLREALERDPVVWGTCYVVTQPSAHAGHAMGEMEPVDARVEQQVVELRKQGVRKVSELKRHLAQFVTAELFKGASPPPASRRRYYPSEKDLRNIMAKVKDQARHRIDQVNLKGLFEEWCAATPEDKFHLRLRTEDASFLFCHQTLWQMRLLRLYGADVCVFDAAYRTIRYPLPLCFLCVRTNVCYSVVGVMVLQEETTEAIKEGLEVFKCWNADWRPASFMVDCNAAEIQAVESVFEGTKALLSDFHREKAWDEWIQKEHRVADKGDALTKLKAIASSLTTEQYEEAVKALMASHTWEQNPAFQSWFSDTWLSKAKRWVSAFKEETLNIAIITNHETEHQNKLFKHQYLEDYRDRTLSEMLDIVTHVYIPELRRTYIEANVRSYRQYDSSVPPFLWDRPADVIQHITSCMDSSLSEGHVVKLGDGVFRVKSETQEDQSYELAFGSDDSLPSCQCDDWRRYKLPCKHFCAVFQKVPGWTWQQLSLKYREHPLLNLDATCCSMTPDSVDEWGTEVVSEPVTCKDTQVTSDCDSPPRKRVSKSYLRKKCVNLTKQLMDRIYTTESQDTLEELSETLGRLVKGLTPVFGSEDGMLHLEAKRVRVSSCTD
- the si:dkey-31c13.1 gene encoding uncharacterized protein si:dkey-31c13.1 isoform X4, with protein sequence MMDHTLVRNKSNSQSTKKVGCPAAISISKIATFPKFKLEEDRERSKKAASKMLREALERDPVVWGTCYVVTQPSAHAGHAMGEMEPVDARVEQQVVELRKQGVRKVSELKRHLAQFVTAELFKGASPPPASRRRYYPSEKDLRNIMAKVKDQARHRIDQVNLKGLFEEWCAATPEDKFHLRLRTEDASFLFCHQTLWQMRLLRLYGADVCVFDAAYRTIRYPLPLCFLCVRTNVCYSVVGVMVLQEETTEAIKEGLEVFKCWNADWRPASFMVDCNAAEIQAVESVFEGTKALLSDFHREKAWDEWIQKEHRVADKGDALTKLKAIASSLTTEQYEEAVKALMASHTWEQNPAFQSWFSDTWLSKAKRWVSAFKEETLNIAIITNHETEHQNKLFKHQYLEDYRDRTLSEMLDIVTHVYIPELRRTYIEANVRSYRQYDSSVPPFLWDRPADVIQHITSCMDSSLSEGHVVKLGDGVFRVKSETQEDQSYELAFGSDDSLPSCQCDDWRRYKLPCKHFCAVFQKVPGWTWQQLSLKYREHPLLNLDATCCSMTPDSVDEWGTEVVSEPVTCKDTQVTSDCDSPPRKRVSKSYLRKKCVNLTKQLMDRIYTTESQDTLEELSETLGRLVKGLTPVFGSEDGMLHLEAKRVRVSSCTD
- the LOC134636842 gene encoding transmembrane protein 42 codes for the protein MEPSNNQPSSGMFSGSFYALLAGFLAATASLSAKLSLGASYLREMCETRLSDWNQTPGGSAACDWLHIPLRLLCGGLLFTCNAVMWTTFSKALRHSTSTARATVTTTASNFISSGLLGRLFFGETHATLWWAGISLTLCGLLMLHGSAPQTHPQEADKKDK